A region of Salvelinus alpinus chromosome 6, SLU_Salpinus.1, whole genome shotgun sequence DNA encodes the following proteins:
- the LOC139578661 gene encoding GDP-L-fucose synthase-like isoform X1, which produces MGDRTVDQNGPMRVLVTGGTGLVGRAIEHVVKEEGGAREGEEWIFLSSKDANLMDMGETRAVFQKHQPTHIIHLAAMVGGLFKNMRANLDFWRNNIYINDNVLQAAHEVDAVRVVSCLSTCIFPDKTTYPIDETMIHNGPPHESNYGYAYAKRMIDVHNRAYHQKHGRCYTAVIPTNVFGPHDNFNIEDGHVLPGLIHKAYIAQKEGSPLVVWGSGTPRRQFIYSLDLAHLFLWVLREYHEVDPIILSVGEEDEVSIKEAAEAVVEALGFKGQVTYDTTKSDGQFKKTASNAKLLRHHPNFTFTPFKQALKQTCDWFVANYDNARK; this is translated from the exons aTGGGAGATCGTACAGTGGATCAAAATGGTCCTATGCGGGTGTTGGTGACTGGGGGAACTGGTCTGGTGGGCAGGGCCATAGAACATGTGGTCAAAGAAGAGGGAGGggccagggagggagaggagtggatcTTCCTCTCGTCTAAGGACGCAAACCTCAT GGACATGGGTGAGACACGGGCAGTGTTTCAGAAGCACCAGCCCACCCACATCATCCACCTGGCAGCCATGGTGGGAGGGCTCTTCAAGAACATGAGGGCCAACCTAGACTTCTGG AGGAACAATATCTACATCAATGACAACGTTCTTCAGGCAGCACACGAGGTAGACGCTGTCAGGGTGGTCTCTTGTCTCTCCACCTGCATCTTCCCTGACAAGACCACCTACCCCATTGACGAGACCATG ATCCACAACGGCCCTCCTCATGAGTCTAACTATGGTTACGCCTACGCTAAGAGAATGATCGATGTCCACAATAG ggcgtATCACCAGAAGCATGGGCGGTGCTACACAGCAGTGATACCAACAAATGTGTTTGGTCCTCATGATAACTTCAACATTGAGGATGGACATGTACTACCAGGTCTCATACACAAAGCCTACATTGCTCAGA AGGAGGGCAGTCCGTTGGTGGTGTGGGGCTCAGGAACTCCCAGAAGGCAGTTCATCTACTCATTGGACCTGGCTCATCTCTTCCTCTGGGTGCTGAGAGAGTACCATGAGGTGGACCCCATTATACTGTCTG ttggcGAGGAGGATGAGGTGTCCATCAAGGAGGCAGCCGAGGCCGTCGTCGAGGCGCTGGGATTCAAAGGTCAAGTGACT TATGACACTACCAAATCGGACGGTCAGTTCAAGAAGACCGCCAGCAATGCCAAGCTGCTGCGGCACCACCCCAACTTCACCTTTACCCCCTTCAAACAAG CCTTGAAGCAGACGTGTGATTGGTTCGTGGCCAATTACGACAACGCCCGCAAGTGA
- the LOC139578661 gene encoding GDP-L-fucose synthase-like isoform X2, protein MGDRTVDQNGPMRVLVTGGTGLVGRAIEHVVKEEGGAREGEEWIFLSSKDANLMDMGETRAVFQKHQPTHIIHLAAMVGGLFKNMRANLDFWIHNGPPHESNYGYAYAKRMIDVHNRAYHQKHGRCYTAVIPTNVFGPHDNFNIEDGHVLPGLIHKAYIAQKEGSPLVVWGSGTPRRQFIYSLDLAHLFLWVLREYHEVDPIILSVGEEDEVSIKEAAEAVVEALGFKGQVTYDTTKSDGQFKKTASNAKLLRHHPNFTFTPFKQALKQTCDWFVANYDNARK, encoded by the exons aTGGGAGATCGTACAGTGGATCAAAATGGTCCTATGCGGGTGTTGGTGACTGGGGGAACTGGTCTGGTGGGCAGGGCCATAGAACATGTGGTCAAAGAAGAGGGAGGggccagggagggagaggagtggatcTTCCTCTCGTCTAAGGACGCAAACCTCAT GGACATGGGTGAGACACGGGCAGTGTTTCAGAAGCACCAGCCCACCCACATCATCCACCTGGCAGCCATGGTGGGAGGGCTCTTCAAGAACATGAGGGCCAACCTAGACTTCTGG ATCCACAACGGCCCTCCTCATGAGTCTAACTATGGTTACGCCTACGCTAAGAGAATGATCGATGTCCACAATAG ggcgtATCACCAGAAGCATGGGCGGTGCTACACAGCAGTGATACCAACAAATGTGTTTGGTCCTCATGATAACTTCAACATTGAGGATGGACATGTACTACCAGGTCTCATACACAAAGCCTACATTGCTCAGA AGGAGGGCAGTCCGTTGGTGGTGTGGGGCTCAGGAACTCCCAGAAGGCAGTTCATCTACTCATTGGACCTGGCTCATCTCTTCCTCTGGGTGCTGAGAGAGTACCATGAGGTGGACCCCATTATACTGTCTG ttggcGAGGAGGATGAGGTGTCCATCAAGGAGGCAGCCGAGGCCGTCGTCGAGGCGCTGGGATTCAAAGGTCAAGTGACT TATGACACTACCAAATCGGACGGTCAGTTCAAGAAGACCGCCAGCAATGCCAAGCTGCTGCGGCACCACCCCAACTTCACCTTTACCCCCTTCAAACAAG CCTTGAAGCAGACGTGTGATTGGTTCGTGGCCAATTACGACAACGCCCGCAAGTGA